The Streptococcus respiraculi sequence GATGAGGTCTTGCTGATGCCTGAATTTCTACCGCCTCATGTCGACAAAAAAGAAACGATTGACGAATTGCACCGCTACAACATGCTCAAAATGGCGATTGCAGGGATTGAAGGTCTCGGGATTGAAACGATTGAGTTAGAGCGCCGTGGCATCAGCTATACCTATGACACGATGAAACTCTTGAAAGAAAAGAATCCTGATACGGATTACTATTTCATCATCGGCGCTGATATGGTGGACTATTTGCCCAAGTGGCATCGGATTGATGAGTTGATTCAGCTGGTGCAATTTGTTGGTGTACAGCGCCCACGTTATAAGGCAGGAACTTCTTATCCGATTATCTGGGTAGACGTTCCCTTAATGGATATTTCATCCAGTATGGTTCGCCAATTTATTCAGCAAGGTCGTGTGCCAAACTTTATGCTACCACATGAGGTTTTGGACTACATTGAAGAAAAAGGATTGTACAAATGATTGCAGC is a genomic window containing:
- a CDS encoding nicotinate-nucleotide adenylyltransferase; amino-acid sequence: MAIELLTPFTKVELEVEKKETNRKQVGILGGNFNPVHNAHLIVADQVRQQLKLDEVLLMPEFLPPHVDKKETIDELHRYNMLKMAIAGIEGLGIETIELERRGISYTYDTMKLLKEKNPDTDYYFIIGADMVDYLPKWHRIDELIQLVQFVGVQRPRYKAGTSYPIIWVDVPLMDISSSMVRQFIQQGRVPNFMLPHEVLDYIEEKGLYK